Proteins encoded in a region of the Sterolibacterium denitrificans genome:
- a CDS encoding HesA/MoeB/ThiF family protein, whose protein sequence is MNDAQLLRYSRHILLPQIDVAGQERLLAARVLVVGAGGLGSPAALYLASAGVGTLVLADSDTVDATNLQRQILHRESSLGEAKVESGRLRLHEINPECRVIPLNERLDEQRLLAEAALADVVLDCTDNFATRHAINRACVARRKPLVSGAAIRFDGQIAVFDARQPQAPCYHCLFPEAQDVEEVRCAVMGVFAPLTGIIGSMQAAEALKLIIGCGTSLAGRLLLLDGLAMEWRSIAVPRDPQCGVCGCG, encoded by the coding sequence ATGAACGACGCCCAGCTGCTCCGCTACAGCCGCCACATCCTCCTGCCGCAGATCGATGTCGCCGGCCAGGAAAGGCTGCTCGCCGCGCGCGTGCTGGTCGTCGGCGCCGGCGGCCTCGGCTCGCCCGCCGCGCTCTACCTCGCCTCGGCCGGCGTCGGTACGCTGGTACTGGCCGATAGCGATACGGTGGATGCCACCAATCTGCAGCGCCAGATCCTCCATCGGGAAAGCTCGCTGGGCGAGGCCAAGGTCGAGTCCGGCCGGCTGCGGCTGCATGAAATCAATCCGGAATGCCGGGTCATCCCGCTCAACGAGCGCCTCGACGAACAACGCTTGCTGGCAGAAGCCGCGCTTGCCGATGTCGTCCTCGACTGCACCGACAACTTCGCCACGCGCCATGCCATCAACCGCGCCTGCGTGGCGCGGCGCAAGCCGCTGGTTTCCGGCGCCGCCATCCGCTTCGACGGACAGATCGCCGTCTTCGACGCACGCCAGCCCCAGGCGCCCTGTTATCACTGCCTGTTTCCCGAAGCTCAGGATGTGGAAGAGGTGCGCTGCGCCGTCATGGGCGTCTTCGCCCCATTGACCGGCATCATCGGCAGCATGCAGGCGGCGGAAGCCCTGAAGCTGATCATCGGCTGCGGCACTTCACTGGCCGGCCGCCTGCTGCTGCTCGACGGCCTGGCCATGGAATGGCGCAGCATCGCCGTGCCGCGCGATCCACAGTGCGGCGTATGTGGCTGCGGCTGA
- a CDS encoding S41 family peptidase yields MGNKLKQAGLISIGLVAGVLISLNFSASAQKEAPTALPFEELRSFADVYNAIKQGYVETIDDKKLITHAISGMLSNLDPHSAYLDAESFKELQVNTAGEFGGLGIEVGMEDGFVKVVSPIEDTPAFRAGIKSGDLIVKLDDTPVKGMTLSEAVKRMRGKPRTSIVLTIVRKNVPKPLILTLQREIIKVQSVKSKIIEPGFGYLRVTQFQEETVADVVKHINKLFVPEKSTDQNGKETQEPLRGLVLDLRNDPGGLLHSAVGISAAFLPPQTPVVSTDGRTADAKRQYIASPEDYLRGTRKDPLQGLPAEIRSIPLVVLVNGGSASASEIVAGALQDHKRAIILGTQTFGKGSVQSVLPLSNNTAIKLTTARYYTPSGRAIQAKGITPDVIVEETMNGQSHEFLREADLERHLENDKENEAGTATPKPAKNKADEEAQIAPVEFASKNDYQLNQALGLLKAWQIIKRQ; encoded by the coding sequence ATGGGCAACAAACTGAAACAGGCCGGACTCATCTCGATCGGATTGGTTGCCGGCGTGTTGATCAGCCTCAACTTCTCGGCCAGCGCCCAGAAAGAAGCGCCTACCGCGCTGCCGTTCGAAGAGCTACGCAGTTTTGCCGATGTCTATAACGCCATCAAGCAGGGCTATGTCGAAACCATCGACGACAAGAAGCTGATCACTCATGCCATCAGCGGCATGCTCTCCAACCTCGATCCGCATTCGGCCTATCTCGATGCCGAGTCCTTCAAGGAACTGCAAGTCAATACGGCCGGCGAGTTCGGCGGCCTGGGTATCGAAGTCGGCATGGAGGACGGTTTCGTCAAGGTGGTCTCGCCGATCGAGGACACCCCCGCCTTCCGCGCCGGCATCAAATCGGGCGATCTGATCGTCAAGCTCGACGACACGCCGGTGAAGGGCATGACGCTCAGCGAGGCCGTCAAGCGCATGCGCGGCAAACCGCGCACGTCCATCGTTCTCACCATCGTCCGCAAGAACGTGCCGAAGCCGCTGATCCTCACACTGCAGCGCGAGATCATCAAGGTACAGAGCGTCAAGTCGAAGATCATCGAACCCGGCTTCGGCTATCTGCGCGTCACCCAGTTCCAGGAAGAAACGGTTGCCGACGTCGTAAAACACATCAACAAACTGTTCGTGCCGGAAAAATCCACCGACCAGAACGGCAAGGAGACCCAGGAGCCGTTGCGCGGCCTGGTGCTGGATCTGCGCAACGATCCGGGCGGCCTGCTGCACAGCGCGGTCGGCATTTCCGCCGCCTTCCTGCCGCCTCAGACGCCCGTCGTCTCCACGGACGGCCGCACTGCGGATGCCAAACGTCAATACATCGCCAGCCCGGAAGATTATCTGCGCGGCACGCGCAAGGATCCCCTGCAGGGATTGCCCGCCGAAATCCGCAGCATCCCCCTGGTGGTGCTGGTCAACGGCGGCTCGGCCTCGGCTTCGGAAATCGTTGCCGGCGCCCTGCAGGATCACAAGCGCGCCATCATCCTGGGCACCCAGACCTTCGGCAAGGGCTCGGTGCAAAGCGTGCTGCCGTTGTCCAACAACACGGCCATCAAGCTGACCACGGCACGCTATTACACGCCATCGGGGCGCGCGATACAGGCCAAGGGCATCACGCCGGACGTCATCGTCGAGGAAACCATGAATGGCCAGAGCCACGAGTTTCTGCGCGAAGCCGATCTGGAGCGGCATCTCGAAAACGACAAGGAAAACGAAGCCGGCACGGCGACACCGAAGCCCGCCAAGAACAAGGCCGACGAGGAAGCGCAGATCGCGCCGGTCGAGTTCGCCTCGAAGAACGACTACCAGTTGAATCAGGCGCTCGGCCTGCTCAAGGCCTGGCAGATCATCAAGCGGCAATGA
- the gpmA gene encoding 2,3-diphosphoglycerate-dependent phosphoglycerate mutase gives MHKIVLIRHGESIWNKENRFTGWTDVDLTEKGLAEASAAGRLLKQEGFAFDIAYTSVLKRAIKTLWTVLEEMDRMWIPVHHSWRLNERHYGALQGLNKAETAARHGEEQVLVWRRAYDIPPPPLDADDPRMEAGNPRYADLAAGELPRTECLKDTVERFLPYWHETIAPTVKSGKNVIIAAHGNSLRALIKYLDDVSDADIVGLNIPTAQPLVYELDADLKPIRHYYLGDAAAIEAAMQAVANQGKAKQA, from the coding sequence ATGCATAAAATCGTTTTGATCCGCCACGGAGAATCGATCTGGAACAAGGAAAACCGCTTCACCGGCTGGACCGATGTCGATCTGACCGAAAAAGGTCTGGCCGAGGCAAGCGCTGCCGGCCGGTTGCTGAAGCAGGAAGGCTTCGCTTTCGACATTGCCTACACTTCGGTGCTCAAGCGCGCCATCAAGACGCTGTGGACGGTGCTCGAAGAGATGGATCGCATGTGGATTCCCGTCCATCACTCCTGGCGCCTCAATGAACGCCATTACGGTGCCTTGCAGGGGCTCAACAAAGCCGAAACCGCCGCCCGGCACGGCGAGGAGCAGGTACTGGTCTGGCGCCGCGCCTACGACATTCCGCCACCGCCGCTGGATGCCGACGATCCGCGCATGGAAGCCGGCAATCCGCGTTACGCCGACCTGGCCGCCGGCGAGTTGCCGCGCACCGAATGCCTGAAGGACACCGTCGAGCGCTTTCTGCCCTACTGGCACGAAACCATCGCCCCCACGGTGAAGTCCGGCAAGAACGTCATCATCGCGGCGCACGGCAACAGCCTGCGTGCCCTGATCAAGTATCTCGACGATGTTTCCGATGCCGACATCGTCGGCCTCAACATCCCGACGGCGCAGCCGCTGGTGTATGAGCTGGATGCCGATCTCAAGCCGATCCGCCATTACTACCTCGGCGATGCGGCCGCCATCGAAGCCGCCATGCAGGCCGTCGCCAATCAGGGCAAGGCGAAACAGGCTTAA
- the grxC gene encoding glutaredoxin 3 produces MSVKVQMYSTAVCPYCVRAEQLLKSKGVAEIEKIRIDLEPESRERMMQRTGRRTVPQIYIGETHVGGYDELVALERAGKLDPLLAGG; encoded by the coding sequence ATGTCGGTCAAGGTCCAGATGTACAGCACGGCCGTATGCCCCTATTGCGTGCGTGCCGAACAATTGCTGAAAAGCAAGGGCGTTGCGGAAATCGAGAAAATCCGCATCGACCTCGAACCGGAATCGCGCGAACGGATGATGCAGCGTACCGGGCGGCGCACCGTGCCGCAGATCTACATCGGCGAGACCCATGTCGGCGGCTATGACGAACTGGTCGCGCTGGAACGTGCCGGCAAGCTCGATCCATTGCTGGCCGGCGGCTAG
- a CDS encoding SH3 domain-containing protein, which produces MKSPRYWLATVLLLVAMPAMALDYRSVTEPAVLYDAPSLKGKPLFVIARQTPVEVVVALEGWSKVRDASGGLAWIEKRLLGERRTVQVTAARAQVRTAASAEAPLAFEAERDVVLELTDPLPVNGWARVRHRDGQSGFVRAEQVWGL; this is translated from the coding sequence ATGAAGTCCCCACGCTACTGGCTGGCTACGGTCTTGCTGCTGGTCGCCATGCCGGCAATGGCTCTCGATTACCGTTCGGTAACCGAACCGGCGGTGCTGTACGACGCGCCCTCGCTGAAAGGCAAGCCGCTGTTCGTCATTGCCCGGCAGACGCCGGTCGAGGTGGTGGTGGCGCTGGAAGGCTGGAGCAAGGTGCGCGATGCTTCCGGCGGCCTGGCCTGGATCGAAAAACGCCTGCTCGGCGAACGGCGTACCGTGCAGGTGACGGCCGCCCGCGCGCAGGTGCGCACTGCCGCCAGTGCCGAGGCGCCGCTGGCATTCGAGGCGGAACGGGACGTCGTCCTGGAGTTGACCGATCCGCTGCCCGTCAATGGCTGGGCCAGGGTACGCCATCGCGACGGCCAGAGCGGCTTCGTCCGCGCCGAGCAGGTGTGGGGCCTGTAA
- a CDS encoding tRNA (cytidine(34)-2'-O)-methyltransferase yields MFHIILYQPEIPPNTGNVIRLCANVGVRLHLLRPLGFDLSAAQLRRAGMDYAEIADVRIHENLPNCIASLERNDDGSPARLFALSTRGTTRHDQPRYQAGDAFLFGPESRGLPAEVLDGIAEERRIRLPMRPECRSVNLSNTVAVVAFEVWRQLGFVGGV; encoded by the coding sequence ATGTTTCACATCATTTTGTATCAACCCGAAATTCCACCCAATACCGGCAACGTCATCCGGCTTTGCGCCAACGTCGGCGTCCGTCTGCATCTGCTGCGGCCGCTCGGCTTCGACTTGAGCGCGGCGCAACTGCGGCGCGCCGGCATGGATTATGCCGAAATTGCCGATGTGCGTATTCATGAGAATTTACCGAATTGCATCGCCAGCCTGGAACGCAACGACGACGGCAGCCCGGCACGCCTCTTCGCCCTGAGCACGCGCGGTACGACGCGTCACGATCAACCACGCTACCAGGCCGGCGATGCTTTCCTGTTCGGCCCCGAATCACGCGGCCTGCCGGCCGAGGTGCTGGATGGCATCGCCGAGGAACGGCGCATCCGCCTGCCGATGCGGCCGGAGTGCCGCAGCGTCAATTTATCTAACACCGTGGCCGTGGTGGCTTTCGAAGTTTGGCGTCAATTGGGTTTTGTTGGTGGTGTTTGA
- a CDS encoding NAD(P)H-dependent glycerol-3-phosphate dehydrogenase yields MKIAVIGAGAWGTALAIAFARGASHQVTLWARDPALCARMQALRENAPYLPGQTFPDALVVRDDFPATVDAAELLLLATPLAGLRPILRQWRGTANAVARPFLWLCKGLEAETGLLPHQIVAEELNGWPALHGALTGPSFAEEVARGLPAAVTLASADAGFARAMAQELSGARLRIYANDDVIGAEVGGAVKNVLAIASGISDGLGLGHNARAALITRGLAEIVRFGLALGARRETLMGLAGMGDLILTCTGDLSRNRRVGLALAAGRTLADSVRELGHVAEGVYSARAVARRAAELQVEMPIVQAVCAVLDGQLSAAAAVDRLMQRDPKDEC; encoded by the coding sequence ATGAAAATTGCCGTCATCGGCGCCGGCGCCTGGGGAACCGCGCTGGCCATCGCCTTCGCCCGCGGCGCCTCGCACCAAGTCACACTTTGGGCGCGCGATCCCGCGCTGTGCGCCCGCATGCAGGCGCTGCGCGAGAACGCGCCTTACCTGCCAGGACAGACCTTTCCCGACGCGCTGGTCGTGCGTGACGACTTTCCGGCAACCGTCGATGCGGCCGAACTGCTGCTGTTGGCCACGCCGCTGGCCGGTTTGCGGCCGATCCTGCGGCAATGGCGCGGTACGGCCAATGCCGTTGCACGGCCTTTTTTGTGGCTGTGCAAGGGGCTCGAAGCCGAAACCGGCCTGCTGCCGCACCAGATCGTTGCCGAGGAATTGAACGGCTGGCCGGCCTTGCATGGCGCGCTGACCGGACCGAGCTTTGCCGAAGAAGTGGCGCGCGGCCTGCCGGCAGCGGTCACGCTGGCCAGCGCCGACGCCGGTTTCGCCCGCGCCATGGCGCAGGAACTGTCCGGCGCGCGACTGCGCATCTACGCCAACGACGACGTGATCGGCGCCGAAGTCGGCGGCGCGGTGAAAAATGTCCTGGCCATTGCCAGCGGCATTTCCGATGGCCTGGGACTCGGCCACAACGCTCGCGCCGCCCTGATCACGCGCGGTCTGGCGGAGATCGTTCGTTTCGGTCTGGCGCTCGGCGCGCGCCGCGAAACCCTGATGGGCCTGGCCGGCATGGGCGATCTGATTCTCACCTGCACGGGCGACCTGTCGCGCAACCGGCGCGTCGGCCTGGCGCTGGCGGCCGGCCGCACGCTGGCCGACAGCGTGCGCGAACTCGGCCATGTCGCCGAAGGCGTGTATAGCGCGCGCGCCGTGGCGCGCCGGGCCGCAGAATTGCAGGTTGAAATGCCCATCGTGCAGGCGGTTTGCGCCGTGCTTGATGGGCAGCTATCGGCTGCTGCCGCTGTCGATCGGTTGATGCAGCGGGATCCCAAGGATGAGTGTTGA
- a CDS encoding rhodanese-like domain-containing protein yields the protein MDFVTNNIMYVLLAVVSGGMLLWQTLKGTGGSQLTPQAATLLMNREDALVLDVRDAAEWASGHIPNARHISLDQLDKHLPEINKYKTRPLIVSCQSGHRSSGACGKLKKQGFEQVYNLAGGIAAWRDAGLPVTTK from the coding sequence TTGGATTTCGTAACCAACAACATCATGTATGTGCTGCTCGCTGTCGTCAGCGGCGGCATGCTGCTGTGGCAGACGCTCAAGGGTACGGGCGGCAGCCAGCTCACGCCGCAGGCCGCCACGCTGCTGATGAATCGCGAGGATGCGCTGGTGCTCGACGTGCGCGATGCGGCCGAATGGGCAAGCGGTCACATCCCCAATGCGCGCCACATTTCCCTGGATCAGCTGGATAAGCACCTGCCCGAAATCAACAAATACAAGACGCGGCCGCTGATCGTCAGTTGCCAGTCGGGCCATCGTTCGAGTGGCGCGTGCGGCAAGCTGAAGAAACAGGGCTTCGAGCAGGTCTATAACCTTGCCGGCGGCATCGCGGCCTGGCGCGATGCGGGCTTGCCGGTGACCACCAAGTAA
- a CDS encoding GspE/PulE family protein, whose translation MSRPEKIRLGDFLIAQGLLTNEQLGLALEEQKRSGRKLGRIFIEAGYVSEKEITKALGRQLRAPFVDLVTFKPKPELINLLTEAAARRYRAIVLDNEEDVNMLMVGFADPTDLVAYDEVSRILQREIMLAVVMESQLLTTLDRVYRHTEEISGLTQELAEDMLDGQFDFGNLEGVLTTDEDAPVVKLLNTVFEEAIKQRASDIHIEPQEKQLIIRFRIDGVLHVQTEAHPRVAAPLVLRLKLISGLDISEKRLPQDGRFNIKLKNSAVDVRLSTLPTQYGESAVMRLLSQSNNFLALDKMGMPPTLLERLRHAIHRPSGMVLVTGPTGSGKTTTLYSALAELNSPEKKILTVEDPIEYRLPGINQTQVMEKIDLTFSRVLRAALRQDPDIILVGEMRDQETAEIGMRAAMTGHMVLSTLHTNDALTTPIRLLDMGVPRFMVAMSLQLVLAQRLVRTICERCADEYKPTPQELAWLRMELGDEADSKTFYRGYGCDNCNKSGYTGRQAIYECLEMTQVMVDAANHGDPQEFLRAGREQMAGNTLRRDALRLALAGRSTIEEVMRINNQMEG comes from the coding sequence ATGTCGCGTCCGGAGAAAATCCGCCTCGGCGATTTTCTGATAGCGCAAGGTCTGTTGACCAATGAGCAGCTGGGACTTGCACTCGAAGAGCAGAAGCGCAGCGGGCGCAAGCTTGGGCGCATTTTCATCGAGGCGGGCTATGTATCCGAAAAGGAAATCACCAAGGCGCTCGGCCGCCAGTTGCGTGCGCCCTTCGTCGATCTGGTCACTTTCAAGCCCAAGCCCGAGCTGATCAATCTGCTCACGGAAGCTGCGGCCCGTCGTTACCGGGCCATCGTTCTCGACAACGAAGAGGACGTCAATATGCTGATGGTCGGTTTTGCCGATCCGACCGACCTGGTGGCGTATGACGAAGTGAGCCGCATCCTGCAGCGCGAGATCATGCTGGCCGTGGTCATGGAAAGCCAGTTGCTGACCACGCTGGACCGCGTGTATCGCCATACCGAGGAAATCTCCGGGCTCACTCAGGAGCTCGCCGAGGACATGCTCGATGGGCAGTTCGACTTCGGCAATCTCGAAGGCGTGCTGACCACGGACGAAGATGCGCCGGTCGTCAAGCTGCTGAATACCGTGTTCGAGGAAGCCATCAAGCAGCGTGCTTCCGACATCCATATCGAGCCGCAGGAAAAGCAGTTGATCATCCGCTTTCGCATCGACGGCGTACTGCATGTGCAGACCGAAGCCCATCCCCGGGTGGCTGCGCCGCTGGTATTGCGCCTGAAGCTGATCTCGGGGCTGGATATTTCCGAAAAGCGTTTGCCGCAGGATGGCCGCTTCAACATCAAGCTGAAGAACTCCGCCGTGGATGTGCGTCTGTCGACGCTGCCGACCCAGTATGGCGAATCTGCCGTCATGCGCCTGCTCAGTCAAAGCAACAACTTTCTGGCGCTCGACAAGATGGGCATGCCGCCCACGCTGCTCGAACGCCTGCGCCATGCCATCCACCGCCCCAGCGGCATGGTGCTGGTGACCGGGCCGACCGGCTCGGGCAAGACCACCACGCTCTATTCGGCGCTGGCCGAACTGAATTCGCCGGAAAAGAAAATCCTCACCGTCGAGGATCCGATCGAATACCGGCTGCCCGGCATCAATCAGACCCAGGTCATGGAGAAAATCGACCTGACCTTCTCGCGCGTGCTGCGCGCTGCCCTGCGCCAGGATCCGGACATCATCCTGGTTGGCGAAATGCGCGACCAGGAAACCGCCGAGATCGGCATGCGCGCGGCGATGACCGGCCACATGGTGCTCTCGACCCTGCACACCAACGATGCCTTGACCACTCCGATCCGCCTGCTCGACATGGGCGTGCCGCGCTTCATGGTGGCGATGTCGCTGCAACTGGTGCTGGCCCAGCGTCTGGTGCGCACCATCTGCGAGCGCTGCGCGGACGAATACAAGCCGACGCCGCAGGAGCTGGCCTGGCTGCGCATGGAACTGGGCGACGAAGCGGACAGCAAGACCTTCTACCGGGGCTACGGTTGCGACAATTGCAACAAGAGCGGCTATACCGGACGCCAGGCGATCTATGAATGCCTGGAGATGACCCAGGTGATGGTCGATGCGGCGAATCATGGCGATCCGCAGGAATTCCTGCGGGCTGGCCGCGAGCAGATGGCCGGCAATACCCTGCGGCGCGATGCCCTGCGGCTGGCCTTGGCCGGGCGCAGCACCATCGAGGAAGTGATGCGCATCAACAACCAGATGGAAGGCTGA
- the secB gene encoding protein-export chaperone SecB, whose product MSEQQAPVFSIEKVYAKDVSLEIPNAPQVFLERENPTIELQLHDGASTIEDGLYEVVVTATVTAKTGENTMFLVEVAQAGVFQIRNLPVENIEPVLGVACPNIIFPYLRETVSDLVTRAGFPPVLLAPINFEALYQQRMQAQQQVQANGELPIQ is encoded by the coding sequence ATGAGCGAACAACAGGCCCCGGTTTTTTCCATCGAGAAAGTCTATGCAAAGGATGTTTCTCTCGAAATTCCCAATGCACCGCAGGTCTTTCTCGAAAGAGAGAACCCCACCATCGAATTGCAGTTGCACGATGGCGCCAGCACCATCGAAGACGGGCTGTATGAAGTCGTGGTCACGGCGACGGTGACTGCGAAGACCGGCGAGAACACGATGTTCCTGGTCGAAGTGGCCCAGGCCGGTGTTTTCCAGATCCGCAATCTGCCGGTGGAAAACATCGAACCCGTCCTCGGCGTGGCTTGCCCGAACATCATTTTCCCGTATCTGCGCGAGACGGTTTCCGATCTCGTCACCCGTGCCGGTTTCCCGCCGGTGCTGCTGGCACCGATCAATTTCGAAGCGCTGTACCAGCAACGCATGCAGGCGCAGCAACAGGTCCAGGCGAACGGCGAACTGCCGATTCAGTGA
- a CDS encoding murein hydrolase activator EnvC family protein, with the protein MFPGRTLTPSTPFTSSIPRWTLLLGSCLFAASVTLANAAPKAAASAPVDSKRGELQAVQSKLKKLNRNLAQTEKSRTQASNRLKETESAISNTSRQLRELGEQRASAEAELDELQQQARRLENQVTRQQGQLGRLLYRQYLNGDIDALRLLLSGGNANQAARDLYYTTQLSRAKATLLETLQQSLQDKQRLGASMSAKREELVRIEQKRQQQHNLLLSQQQQRKAVLEELSGKLTSQRREISTLKRDEQRLSRLIDDLARKAASQAKARARKQPARPPTAKQSTGSAAGASSTAPGQAERNEHEPEDFGYVGNFAALKGKLRLPVRGELIHRFGAARAEGGATWRGVFIRAAEGSEVKALAPGRIVFADWLRGFGNLLIIDHGDAWLSVYGNNQSLLRQVGDTVKAGDAVAAVGNSGGNPESGLYFELRQRGQAINPLNWVSLK; encoded by the coding sequence ATGTTTCCGGGACGCACACTCACGCCATCTACGCCATTCACGTCATCCATCCCACGCTGGACGCTCCTGCTGGGATCATGCCTGTTCGCCGCATCGGTCACGCTGGCAAACGCGGCGCCCAAGGCCGCCGCTTCCGCCCCGGTTGACAGCAAGCGCGGCGAACTCCAGGCCGTCCAGAGCAAACTCAAGAAACTCAATCGAAATCTGGCGCAAACCGAGAAAAGCCGTACCCAGGCCAGCAACCGGCTCAAGGAAACCGAGTCGGCAATCTCGAATACCAGCCGCCAACTGCGCGAACTCGGCGAGCAGCGTGCCAGCGCCGAAGCGGAGCTGGACGAACTGCAGCAACAGGCCCGACGACTGGAAAATCAGGTTACCCGCCAGCAAGGGCAACTCGGCCGCCTGCTCTACCGCCAGTATCTGAATGGCGACATCGATGCCCTGCGCCTGCTGCTCTCCGGCGGCAATGCCAACCAGGCAGCGCGCGACCTGTATTACACGACGCAGTTGTCGCGCGCCAAGGCCACGCTGCTGGAGACACTGCAGCAATCCCTGCAGGACAAGCAACGCCTCGGCGCCTCCATGAGCGCCAAACGCGAGGAGCTCGTCCGCATCGAGCAGAAACGGCAGCAGCAGCACAACCTCCTCCTCAGCCAACAGCAGCAGCGCAAGGCCGTACTGGAGGAGCTTTCCGGCAAACTGACATCGCAGCGCCGCGAAATCAGTACCCTGAAGCGGGATGAGCAGCGCCTGAGCCGCTTGATCGACGACCTCGCGCGCAAGGCGGCGAGTCAGGCGAAAGCGCGGGCGCGCAAGCAACCGGCCCGGCCGCCGACCGCGAAACAATCGACCGGGTCTGCTGCCGGCGCCTCCTCAACGGCGCCCGGGCAGGCCGAACGTAACGAGCACGAACCCGAGGACTTCGGCTATGTCGGCAATTTCGCCGCCCTCAAGGGCAAACTGCGCCTGCCGGTGCGCGGCGAACTGATCCACCGCTTCGGCGCTGCGCGCGCCGAGGGCGGCGCCACCTGGCGGGGCGTGTTCATCCGCGCCGCTGAAGGCAGCGAAGTCAAGGCGCTGGCGCCGGGACGCATCGTCTTTGCCGACTGGCTGCGCGGCTTCGGCAATCTGCTGATCATCGACCATGGCGATGCCTGGCTGAGCGTCTATGGCAACAATCAGTCCCTTCTCCGCCAGGTTGGCGATACGGTCAAGGCCGGCGATGCCGTTGCTGCCGTTGGCAACAGCGGTGGCAATCCGGAATCCGGTTTATACTTTGAACTCCGCCAGCGAGGGCAGGCCATCAACCCGCTCAACTGGGTCAGCCTCAAGTAA
- a CDS encoding ArsR/SmtB family transcription factor, protein MSDAVLDLIEKQEHIETAARALKAISHPLRLKILCVIGELEVCVQDIVDAVGTSQSNISQHLAILREKEVLQTRKDANRVYYRVADPRVLQLIGLMREVFCGVSPNA, encoded by the coding sequence ATGAGCGATGCCGTGCTCGATCTGATCGAAAAACAGGAACACATCGAAACTGCCGCACGCGCGCTCAAGGCGATTTCTCATCCATTGCGGCTGAAAATCCTCTGCGTCATCGGTGAGCTGGAAGTCTGCGTGCAGGATATCGTCGATGCGGTGGGCACCTCGCAGAGCAACATCTCGCAGCATCTGGCCATTCTGCGCGAGAAGGAGGTACTGCAGACGCGTAAGGATGCCAACCGGGTCTACTACCGCGTTGCCGATCCGCGCGTGCTGCAGTTGATCGGCCTGATGCGCGAGGTTTTCTGTGGCGTCTCGCCGAATGCGTAA